A genomic region of Devosia ginsengisoli contains the following coding sequences:
- a CDS encoding hydantoinase B/oxoprolinase family protein yields MLDRASLDPIALEISWNALKSITDECFLTIMRSAFSTNIKERHDHSTAIADARGRLIVQAENALPIHLASMAGLMTYILEQYGDSIAPGDIFIGNDPHVAGGTHLPDINLAMPVFGDGRLIGFVANIVHHADVGGAAVGSMSGGLDEIYKEGLRIPIVRLYSEGVLQDDILRLLLLNMRLPEERKGDLNAQIAAARLGERRLSEFVSGSSPTYLEAVFDDIVRRTNMRMRSAIAQLPDGEYAFSDVMDDDGAGTEDIRINLVIHKSGERMVFDFEGTDPQVPGNFNLTLNATQSAVCFSLKALLDPEVPNNQGIFDAVELRAPLGSFVNCVAPASVALRANTCQRVVDIVIGALAKALPDRIIGAANGANTSAVFAGIDPRTGRQYVYLETLGGGMGARASKDGKDGVQVNITNTSNLPVEAIEIEYPLRVEEYAFVENSGGAGKFRGGLGLRRTIRPVGHDCEFNGVGERFRNAPWGVFGGSAGAVGQFYTLDDAGSRIDLPSKANRIKLTPQKAAIIETPGAGGYGPPQARDADLLRQDTESGKFSADFIAEHYGKHNAV; encoded by the coding sequence ATGCTTGACCGGGCGAGCCTTGACCCTATCGCGCTGGAGATCAGCTGGAATGCGCTGAAGTCGATTACCGACGAGTGCTTCCTGACCATCATGCGCAGCGCATTCTCAACCAATATCAAGGAGCGGCACGATCACTCGACCGCGATAGCCGACGCGCGCGGCCGCTTGATCGTGCAGGCCGAAAACGCCCTGCCGATCCATCTGGCATCCATGGCCGGACTGATGACCTACATCCTGGAGCAATATGGCGACAGCATCGCGCCGGGCGACATTTTCATCGGCAACGATCCGCATGTGGCCGGCGGCACGCACCTGCCTGACATCAACCTCGCTATGCCCGTTTTCGGTGATGGCCGCCTGATCGGCTTTGTCGCCAATATCGTGCATCATGCCGATGTGGGCGGCGCTGCCGTCGGCTCCATGTCCGGTGGTCTCGACGAGATCTACAAGGAGGGGCTGCGCATCCCCATCGTGCGGCTCTACAGCGAAGGCGTCCTGCAAGATGACATCCTGCGCCTGCTGCTACTGAACATGCGGCTGCCCGAAGAACGCAAGGGCGATCTCAACGCGCAGATCGCAGCGGCCCGGCTCGGCGAGCGCCGCTTGAGCGAATTCGTCTCAGGCAGCAGCCCGACCTATCTCGAGGCCGTGTTCGACGACATCGTGCGCCGCACCAATATGCGGATGCGCAGCGCTATCGCGCAACTGCCGGACGGCGAATACGCCTTTTCCGACGTCATGGACGACGATGGCGCAGGGACGGAAGACATCAGGATCAACCTGGTGATCCACAAGTCCGGCGAACGCATGGTCTTCGATTTCGAGGGGACCGACCCGCAGGTTCCGGGCAATTTCAACCTTACCCTGAACGCCACCCAGTCGGCCGTCTGCTTTTCGCTCAAGGCCTTGCTCGACCCGGAAGTGCCAAACAATCAAGGTATTTTCGATGCGGTCGAGCTGCGGGCGCCGCTCGGCTCTTTCGTCAACTGCGTTGCGCCGGCCTCGGTCGCTTTGCGCGCCAATACCTGCCAGCGCGTCGTCGATATCGTCATCGGTGCGCTGGCCAAGGCCTTGCCTGATCGCATCATCGGGGCGGCAAATGGTGCCAATACCAGCGCGGTGTTTGCTGGCATCGATCCGCGCACGGGCCGCCAATATGTCTATCTCGAAACCTTGGGCGGCGGCATGGGCGCCCGCGCCAGCAAGGATGGCAAGGATGGGGTGCAGGTCAACATTACCAATACCTCCAACCTGCCGGTCGAGGCCATCGAGATCGAATATCCGCTGCGTGTCGAGGAATATGCCTTTGTGGAGAATTCCGGCGGTGCCGGGAAATTCCGCGGTGGCCTTGGCCTGCGACGGACTATCCGACCGGTTGGTCATGACTGTGAATTCAACGGCGTCGGCGAACGCTTCCGGAATGCGCCGTGGGGCGTCTTCGGCGGTTCTGCCGGTGCGGTCGGCCAGTTCTATACGCTCGATGATGCCGGCAGCAGGATCGATCTTCCGTCCAAGGCCAACCGCATCAAACTGACCCCGCAGAAGGCTGCGATCATTGAAACGCCGGGTGCGGGCGGCTATGGGCCACCGCAGGCGCGTGACGCGGACCTGTTGCGGCAGGACACCGAAAGCGGCAAATTCTCGGCCGACTTCATTGCCGAACATTACGGGAAGCACAATGCTGTCTGA
- a CDS encoding pyridoxal phosphate-dependent aminotransferase has translation MLSERADQDPAMTIQTKFSRLGTDNAPGQEVRHASGSVESLLRGDKLAGRPVDFSHGDVDAFTPTPGSFEAFSAGVAAGGRQAYTEYRGDMGIREELAERLAAFTGAPVDGREGMIITPGTQGALFLAVASTVSRGDKVAIVQPDYFANRKLVEFLEGEMLPVRLNYMTTEGRAGLDLGQLEDAFKAGARVLLFSNPNNPVGVIYSRAEIETIAALARKYGATVIVDQLYSRLLYAGAPYTHFRAQAVDAENVVTIMGPSKTESLSGYRLGVAFGSRQIISRMEKLQAIVSLRAGGYSQAVLHTWFNEPQGWMEQRISAHQVIRDDLLNVFRSTEGIAVRTSEAGSYIFPGLPELVVSGGDFVRILRLQADVTVTPGTEFAPFSGNSVRLNFSQDHAAAVAASERLVALVERYRA, from the coding sequence ATGCTGTCTGAACGCGCCGATCAGGACCCTGCCATGACCATCCAGACCAAATTCAGCCGCCTCGGCACCGATAACGCGCCTGGGCAGGAGGTTCGTCACGCCTCCGGCAGCGTCGAATCCTTGCTGCGCGGCGACAAGCTCGCCGGGCGCCCGGTCGACTTCTCCCACGGCGATGTCGACGCTTTTACCCCCACTCCCGGATCGTTCGAGGCGTTCTCGGCGGGTGTCGCGGCGGGCGGAAGGCAGGCCTATACCGAATATCGGGGCGATATGGGCATTCGCGAAGAGCTGGCGGAGCGCCTTGCTGCCTTCACCGGCGCGCCCGTTGACGGCCGCGAGGGGATGATCATCACCCCCGGCACCCAGGGTGCACTGTTCCTGGCCGTCGCGTCGACGGTTTCGCGCGGCGACAAGGTCGCGATCGTGCAGCCGGACTACTTTGCCAATCGTAAGCTGGTGGAATTCCTCGAAGGGGAAATGCTGCCAGTTCGCCTGAACTATATGACGACCGAAGGGCGGGCAGGACTTGATCTCGGCCAACTGGAAGATGCCTTCAAGGCCGGCGCCAGGGTCCTGCTTTTCTCCAACCCCAACAATCCGGTTGGCGTCATCTATTCCCGCGCCGAGATCGAGACGATCGCCGCGCTGGCCCGGAAATATGGCGCGACGGTCATCGTCGACCAGCTCTATTCCCGGCTGCTCTATGCGGGTGCGCCCTATACCCATTTCCGGGCCCAGGCGGTGGACGCGGAAAATGTCGTCACCATCATGGGGCCGTCCAAGACGGAGTCCCTGAGCGGCTACCGGCTCGGCGTCGCCTTTGGGTCGCGGCAGATCATCAGTCGCATGGAAAAGCTCCAGGCCATCGTCTCGCTGCGCGCCGGTGGCTACAGCCAGGCGGTGCTGCACACCTGGTTCAACGAACCCCAAGGCTGGATGGAGCAGCGCATAAGCGCGCATCAGGTCATTCGCGACGACCTGCTGAACGTGTTCCGCAGCACCGAGGGCATCGCCGTGCGCACGAGCGAAGCGGGAAGCTACATCTTTCCCGGCCTTCCCGAGCTTGTGGTATCGGGCGGTGATTTCGTCCGCATCCTGCGCCTGCAGGCCGACGTGACCGTAACGCCGGGCACTGAGTTCGCCCCGTTCTCCGGCAACAGTGTCCGCCTCAATTTCTCGCAGGACCATGCCGCCGCCGTTGCGGCGAGCGAGCGCCTCGTCGCACTCGTCGAGCGCTACCGCGCATGA
- a CDS encoding RidA family protein — protein sequence MTGARAGEGMPLPQGLYRPAVRHGTLIFTAGMTPRLDGVLKYVGPVTADANPLDWRDAVVLACRNALSAAQGQLAAGERLSGVLSLTVYIAAEAGFAAHSQLADFASEFLQSELGAAGIGSRAAVGVATLPGNAPVEIQLIASI from the coding sequence ATGACCGGGGCTCGCGCCGGCGAGGGAATGCCGCTCCCCCAGGGTCTATACCGGCCGGCCGTGCGGCACGGGACGCTGATCTTCACGGCCGGCATGACACCGCGCCTCGATGGCGTGCTGAAATATGTCGGCCCGGTCACCGCCGACGCGAACCCGCTCGACTGGCGTGATGCGGTCGTCCTGGCCTGCCGCAACGCGCTCTCGGCGGCCCAGGGCCAACTCGCGGCGGGCGAGCGCCTTTCCGGCGTCCTGAGCCTCACCGTCTACATCGCCGCCGAAGCCGGGTTTGCCGCGCATTCGCAACTGGCCGATTTCGCGTCCGAGTTTCTGCAATCGGAACTCGGCGCCGCCGGCATCGGCAGCCGAGCCGCCGTGGGCGTAGCCACCTTGCCCGGCAACGCACCGGTCGAGATCCAACTGATCGCTTCCATATGA
- the urtA gene encoding urea ABC transporter substrate-binding protein: MTVGNRAIAGLGLGVAMTMGAIAGPASAQDETIKVGVLHSLSGTMAISETTLKDTMLFLIDEQNKKGGLLGKQLEAVVVDPASDWPLFAEKARELIEVNGVAAVFGCWTSSSRKSVLPVFEELNSILFYPVQYEGEESQRNVFYTGAAPNQQAIPAVDYLMENEGVERWVLAGTDYVYPQTTNKILEQYLLDHGVAAEDIMINYTPFGHSDWQTIVSDIKTFGSTGKKTAVVSTINGDANVPFYKELANQGIKAEDIPVVAFSVGEEELAGFDTTPLVGHLAAWNYFQSGDTPENEAFISAWQTFMGNPDKVTNDPMEATVIGFNLWVQAVEKAGTTDTDAVLDAIIGLETPNLTGGIAKMLPNHHLTKPVLIGEIQADGQFEVVSESDLVPGDAWSDFLPESKVIEADWTAPISCGNYNTETKTCGGSEVAAAQ, from the coding sequence ATGACAGTAGGAAACCGCGCAATTGCGGGGCTGGGGCTGGGCGTGGCTATGACGATGGGCGCGATTGCCGGTCCGGCATCCGCCCAGGACGAGACCATCAAGGTCGGCGTGCTGCATTCGCTTTCGGGCACGATGGCCATTTCCGAAACCACGCTCAAGGACACGATGCTGTTCCTGATCGACGAGCAGAACAAGAAGGGCGGCCTGCTCGGCAAGCAGCTTGAGGCCGTCGTGGTCGATCCGGCCTCCGATTGGCCGCTCTTTGCCGAAAAGGCCCGCGAGCTGATCGAAGTCAACGGCGTGGCCGCCGTGTTCGGCTGCTGGACCTCGTCCTCGCGCAAGTCGGTCCTGCCGGTCTTCGAGGAACTGAACTCGATCCTGTTCTACCCCGTGCAATACGAGGGCGAAGAGAGCCAGCGCAACGTGTTCTACACCGGCGCTGCTCCCAACCAGCAGGCCATTCCGGCCGTCGATTACCTGATGGAAAACGAAGGCGTCGAGCGCTGGGTTCTGGCCGGCACCGACTATGTCTATCCGCAGACCACCAATAAGATTCTCGAGCAATACCTGCTCGACCACGGCGTTGCCGCCGAAGACATCATGATCAATTACACGCCCTTCGGTCATTCCGACTGGCAGACCATCGTCTCCGACATCAAGACCTTCGGCTCGACAGGCAAAAAGACCGCGGTAGTCTCGACCATCAACGGCGACGCCAATGTGCCCTTCTACAAGGAACTCGCCAACCAGGGCATCAAGGCCGAGGATATCCCGGTCGTCGCCTTCTCGGTCGGTGAGGAGGAACTCGCCGGCTTCGACACCACGCCGCTGGTTGGGCACTTAGCCGCCTGGAACTATTTCCAGTCCGGCGACACCCCGGAAAACGAAGCCTTCATCTCCGCCTGGCAGACATTCATGGGCAATCCGGACAAGGTGACCAACGATCCGATGGAAGCCACGGTTATCGGCTTCAACCTCTGGGTCCAGGCCGTCGAAAAGGCCGGCACCACCGATACCGATGCCGTGCTCGACGCCATCATCGGCCTCGAAACCCCGAACCTGACCGGCGGCATCGCCAAGATGCTCCCCAACCACCACCTGACCAAGCCGGTGCTGATCGGCGAAATCCAGGCCGATGGGCAGTTCGAGGTGGTGTCGGAATCCGATCTGGTCCCCGGCGACGCCTGGTCCGACTTCCTGCCCGAATCCAAGGTCATCGAGGCCGATTGGACCGCCCCGATCTCCTGCGGCAACTACAATACCGAAACCAAGACCTGCGGCGGCTCCGAAGTCGCGGCGGCGCAGTAG
- the urtB gene encoding urea ABC transporter permease subunit UrtB — MKFLIHLITLMMIISVATPAHAQLADAALAPLVDALAPGSFKDREAAIGNLVASGDPRVVPVLETLLEGELYFDEASGRVVFTSASGGKGNITDPITGTDLPDLTEDGLDKVKVNNSLRRVLRTAIGQMTLLSEDRNVRLSAAQSVLRDADPAQLELLDSAISAETDATIGRVMEQARAVILLKSPDASVEDKAAAVPIVLAIGGRDALNTLTSALANAPDEIRPTIQSAIDGLARDRAAWDVAQNVWFGISLGSVLLLAAIGLAITFGVMGVINMAHGEMVMLGAYATFVVQEIIRQNAPGLFDWSLAIALPMAFLFTFLVGVAIERGVIRFLYGRPLETLLATWGLSLIIQQAVQRIFTANIREVGNPSWMSGSFELGGLAITWNRFYIVIFALIVFLALLLVLKYTAIGLHMRAVTQNRRMASSMGIRTPLVDAMTFGLGSGIAGLAGVALSQIGNVSPNLGQGYIIDSFMVVVFGGVGNLWGTLVGALTLGIANKFIEPYAGAVLGKIIILVLIILFIQRRPRGLFALKGRSIEA; from the coding sequence ATGAAGTTCCTCATTCATCTCATCACCCTGATGATGATCATAAGTGTCGCCACCCCGGCCCACGCCCAGCTTGCCGATGCCGCACTCGCCCCGCTTGTCGACGCCCTCGCTCCCGGCAGCTTCAAAGACAGAGAGGCCGCCATCGGCAACCTCGTCGCATCAGGCGATCCACGCGTTGTCCCCGTGCTCGAAACACTGCTCGAGGGCGAACTCTATTTCGATGAAGCCAGTGGCAGGGTGGTCTTCACGTCGGCCTCGGGCGGTAAGGGCAACATCACCGACCCCATCACCGGCACCGACCTGCCCGACCTCACCGAAGACGGCCTCGACAAGGTCAAGGTCAATAACAGCCTGCGCCGCGTGCTGCGCACCGCCATCGGCCAGATGACCCTGCTCAGCGAAGACAGAAACGTGCGCCTCTCGGCCGCCCAGTCCGTCCTGCGCGACGCCGATCCGGCCCAGCTCGAACTGCTCGACAGCGCCATATCCGCCGAAACCGACGCCACTATCGGACGCGTCATGGAACAGGCCCGCGCCGTCATCCTGCTCAAGTCGCCCGATGCCTCGGTCGAGGACAAGGCTGCGGCCGTCCCAATCGTTCTGGCCATTGGCGGGCGCGATGCCCTCAATACGCTCACATCAGCCCTGGCCAATGCCCCCGACGAGATCAGGCCCACCATCCAATCCGCCATCGACGGGCTGGCCCGCGACCGCGCCGCCTGGGACGTGGCGCAGAATGTCTGGTTCGGCATTTCGCTCGGCTCGGTGCTGCTCCTCGCCGCTATCGGGCTCGCCATCACCTTCGGCGTCATGGGCGTCATCAACATGGCCCATGGCGAAATGGTCATGCTGGGCGCCTATGCCACCTTCGTCGTGCAGGAGATAATCCGCCAGAACGCGCCCGGCCTGTTCGACTGGTCGCTGGCCATCGCCCTGCCCATGGCCTTTCTGTTCACCTTCCTTGTCGGCGTGGCCATCGAGCGTGGCGTCATCCGCTTTCTCTATGGCAGGCCACTCGAAACCCTGCTGGCCACCTGGGGCCTCTCGCTGATCATCCAGCAGGCAGTGCAACGCATCTTCACCGCCAATATCCGCGAAGTCGGCAATCCGAGCTGGATGTCCGGCTCCTTCGAGCTCGGCGGCCTCGCCATCACCTGGAACCGATTCTACATCGTCATCTTCGCGCTGATCGTGTTTCTCGCTCTGCTGCTGGTGCTCAAATACACCGCCATCGGCCTGCATATGCGTGCCGTCACGCAGAACCGTCGTATGGCCTCATCAATGGGCATCCGCACCCCGCTGGTCGATGCCATGACCTTCGGCCTCGGCTCCGGCATTGCCGGACTCGCCGGCGTGGCCCTGAGCCAGATCGGCAATGTCTCGCCCAATCTGGGCCAGGGCTACATCATCGACAGCTTCATGGTCGTGGTCTTCGGCGGCGTGGGCAATCTGTGGGGCACGCTGGTCGGCGCCCTGACGCTGGGCATCGCCAACAAGTTCATCGAGCCCTATGCCGGCGCCGTTCTGGGCAAGATCATCATCCTCGTCCTCATCATCCTCTTCATCCAGCGCCGTCCCCGCGGCCTCTTCGCGCTCAAGGGACGCTCGATCGAAGCATGA
- the urtC gene encoding urea ABC transporter permease subunit UrtC: protein MITQALFRALDKKAIWLVAIMLLAAIAVPASNLLLPSGHPLRLPNYAVPLFGKYLTYAMLALALDLVWGYCGILSLGHGAFFAIGGYAMGMYLMRQIGTRGVYANPVLPDFMVFLNWKELPWYWLGMDNFWFAMLMVIVVPGLLAFVFGFLAFRSRVTGVYLSIITQAMTYALLLAFFRNDMGFGGNNGLTDFKDILGAPVQATTTRAALFAASAIALALAVLACSVIVNSKLGKVMVAVRDAESRTRFLGYRVEYVKLFAFVVSAIIAGIAGALYVPQVGIINPSEFEPANSIEVVIWTAVGGRGTIVGPIIGGILVNVGKSYFTGAFPEYWLFALGALFVVTTLFLPKGIVGLIGQYRAATTRREQHAPTPKQIEAGTDPQPNPAE from the coding sequence ATGATTACCCAGGCCCTCTTCCGCGCTCTCGATAAGAAAGCCATCTGGCTCGTCGCCATCATGCTGCTTGCCGCTATCGCCGTGCCGGCCTCGAACCTGCTGCTGCCATCAGGCCATCCGCTGCGCCTGCCCAATTACGCCGTCCCGCTCTTCGGCAAATACCTGACCTACGCCATGCTCGCCCTCGCGCTCGATCTGGTCTGGGGCTATTGCGGCATTCTCTCGCTCGGCCACGGCGCCTTCTTCGCCATCGGCGGCTATGCCATGGGCATGTATCTCATGCGCCAGATCGGCACGCGCGGCGTCTATGCCAATCCGGTCCTGCCCGATTTCATGGTCTTCCTGAACTGGAAGGAACTGCCCTGGTACTGGCTCGGCATGGACAATTTCTGGTTCGCCATGCTGATGGTGATCGTCGTGCCGGGCCTGCTCGCCTTCGTCTTCGGCTTCCTGGCCTTCCGCAGCCGCGTCACCGGCGTCTATCTCTCCATCATCACCCAGGCCATGACCTATGCCCTGCTGCTGGCCTTCTTCCGCAACGATATGGGCTTTGGCGGCAATAACGGGCTGACCGACTTCAAGGACATCCTCGGCGCCCCGGTTCAGGCCACCACGACCCGCGCGGCCCTCTTCGCCGCCTCTGCCATCGCTCTGGCGCTTGCGGTTCTGGCCTGTTCTGTCATCGTCAATTCCAAGCTCGGCAAGGTCATGGTCGCCGTGCGCGATGCCGAGAGCCGCACGCGCTTCCTGGGCTATCGCGTCGAATATGTGAAGCTCTTCGCCTTCGTCGTCTCGGCCATCATCGCCGGCATTGCCGGGGCGCTCTATGTCCCCCAGGTCGGCATCATCAACCCGTCCGAATTCGAGCCGGCCAATTCCATCGAAGTGGTCATCTGGACCGCCGTCGGCGGCCGCGGCACCATTGTCGGGCCGATCATCGGCGGCATCCTCGTGAATGTGGGGAAATCCTATTTCACCGGCGCTTTCCCCGAATACTGGCTCTTCGCCCTCGGCGCGCTTTTCGTCGTGACGACGCTCTTCCTGCCCAAGGGCATTGTCGGCCTCATCGGCCAGTACCGCGCCGCCACGACCAGGCGCGAGCAGCACGCGCCGACCCCGAAACAGATCGAAGCCGGTACCGATCCCCAACCCAATCCGGCGGAGTAG
- the urtD gene encoding urea ABC transporter ATP-binding protein UrtD, with product MTDKTGTMLYLDGVSVAFDGFKAINNLSIIVHPAEMLAIIGPNGAGKTTMMDIITGKTRPDDGQVLFDGRTDLTRLDEAAIANLGIGRKFQKPTVFESHTVWDNIEMALKKPRGVFATLFYTADAADNARITEILETVRLLNRRDDYAANLSHGQKQWLEIGMLLAQDPKLLLVDEPVAGMTDAETVETAKLLKHIAQTRSVVVVEHDMSFVRELGSRVTCLAEGSVLAEGSLDQVSANPVVIERYLGR from the coding sequence ATGACCGACAAGACCGGCACCATGCTCTATCTCGACGGCGTCTCCGTCGCCTTCGATGGCTTCAAGGCCATCAACAACCTCTCCATCATCGTCCACCCCGCCGAAATGCTGGCCATTATCGGCCCCAATGGCGCGGGCAAGACCACGATGATGGACATCATCACCGGCAAGACCCGCCCCGATGATGGCCAGGTTCTGTTCGACGGCCGCACCGACCTCACCAGATTGGACGAAGCTGCCATCGCCAATCTCGGCATCGGCCGCAAGTTCCAGAAGCCCACGGTCTTTGAGTCCCACACCGTCTGGGACAATATCGAGATGGCACTGAAAAAGCCACGCGGCGTCTTCGCCACCCTGTTCTACACGGCCGACGCGGCCGACAACGCCCGCATCACCGAAATCCTCGAAACCGTGCGCCTGCTCAATCGCAGGGACGACTATGCCGCCAATCTCAGCCACGGCCAGAAGCAGTGGCTCGAAATCGGCATGCTGCTGGCGCAGGACCCAAAACTCCTGCTGGTCGACGAACCCGTCGCCGGCATGACCGATGCCGAAACCGTCGAGACCGCCAAGCTGCTCAAGCACATCGCCCAGACCCGCTCGGTGGTCGTCGTCGAACACGACATGAGCTTCGTTCGCGAACTCGGCTCCCGCGTCACCTGCCTCGCCGAGGGCTCGGTCCTCGCCGAGGGCAGCCTCGACCAGGTCAGCGCCAATCCCGTGGTCATCGAAAGGTATCTCGGACGATGA
- the urtE gene encoding urea ABC transporter ATP-binding subunit UrtE, with amino-acid sequence MSATLTINAIDLHYGAAQALKSVSITCKPGRITAVLGRNGVGKSSTLRAITGINTITAGDITFGDEVLGKAPPYRRARMGLGYVPQGREIFPLLTVRENLETGYAGLKRADRTIPAYIFELFPVLKSMLGRRGGDLSGGQQQQLAIGRALVTRPRVLVLDEPTEGIQPSIIKDIGRALQFLRDEKGMTILLVEQFLDFCREIADDIYVMDRGEIQHAGVASDLDRPDIRRHLMV; translated from the coding sequence ATGAGTGCCACCCTCACCATCAACGCCATCGACCTGCATTACGGCGCCGCCCAGGCGCTGAAATCGGTCTCCATCACCTGCAAGCCGGGCCGCATCACCGCAGTTCTAGGCCGCAACGGCGTCGGCAAGTCCTCGACCCTGCGCGCCATCACCGGCATCAACACTATCACCGCCGGCGACATAACCTTCGGTGACGAAGTCCTGGGCAAGGCCCCACCCTACAGGCGCGCCCGCATGGGCCTGGGCTATGTCCCGCAGGGCCGGGAAATCTTTCCGCTGCTCACGGTCCGGGAAAATCTCGAAACCGGCTATGCCGGGCTCAAACGCGCCGACCGGACCATTCCCGCCTACATCTTCGAACTGTTCCCCGTGCTCAAGTCCATGCTGGGCCGGCGCGGCGGTGACCTCTCGGGTGGCCAGCAACAGCAATTGGCCATCGGCCGTGCGCTGGTCACCCGACCCAGGGTGCTGGTGCTCGATGAACCCACCGAGGGCATCCAGCCATCCATCATCAAGGATATCGGCCGCGCCCTGCAATTCCTGCGCGACGAGAAGGGCATGACCATCCTGCTGGTCGAGCAATTTCTGGACTTCTGCAGGGAAATCGCTGACGATATCTATGTGATGGACCGTGGCGAAATTCAGCATGCCGGTGTCGCCAGCGATCTCGACCGACCCGACATTCGCCGCCACCTGATGGTATGA
- a CDS encoding urease accessory protein UreD, with translation MSTALAFAAPPVMQRARGVGRIATKLREGVSVIDTLYQDGCAKIRLPNTHSHALEAVLINTAGGLTGGDHLQWQAKAASGGAMVLTTQACERIYRSTGAVARVHTRLEVGADGHLDWLPQETILFGASRLDRQIEIDLAPGATVTAVEVVLLGRDAMGEVAADAYLRDNWRIRRDGRLIHAEATLLDGEGNERHAISLLDGARAFATIVHIGPLAATLLDSVRALMPVDGRIAASATGERLVVRALASSGLALRRMIVPVLTELAGAGRLPRLWHL, from the coding sequence TTGAGCACCGCTCTCGCTTTTGCCGCCCCTCCCGTAATGCAGCGTGCGCGCGGCGTGGGCCGCATCGCGACCAAGCTACGCGAAGGCGTCAGTGTCATCGATACGCTCTATCAGGATGGCTGCGCCAAGATCCGCCTGCCCAATACCCACAGCCATGCGCTCGAAGCCGTACTGATCAACACCGCTGGGGGCCTGACGGGCGGCGATCACCTGCAATGGCAGGCCAAGGCCGCGTCCGGCGGCGCCATGGTGCTGACCACCCAGGCCTGCGAGCGGATTTACCGCTCAACGGGCGCTGTAGCGCGGGTCCACACCCGGCTCGAAGTCGGCGCGGACGGCCATCTCGACTGGCTGCCGCAGGAGACCATCCTGTTCGGTGCCAGCCGGCTTGACCGCCAGATCGAGATCGATCTGGCGCCGGGTGCCACCGTGACCGCCGTCGAGGTCGTATTGCTGGGCCGCGACGCGATGGGCGAAGTGGCCGCCGACGCCTATCTGCGCGACAACTGGCGTATCCGCCGCGATGGGCGGCTGATCCACGCCGAAGCAACCCTGCTTGATGGCGAAGGAAACGAGCGCCACGCCATCTCATTGCTGGACGGAGCGCGCGCCTTCGCCACCATCGTCCATATTGGTCCGCTGGCGGCGACCCTGCTCGACAGCGTGCGCGCCTTGATGCCCGTCGATGGGCGCATCGCCGCCAGCGCCACGGGCGAACGCCTGGTGGTGCGCGCCTTGGCCAGCTCGGGGCTCGCCCTGCGCCGCATGATCGTTCCCGTTCTCACCGAACTCGCAGGGGCAGGCCGCCTGCCGCGCCTCTGGCATCTCTGA
- a CDS encoding urease subunit gamma translates to MNLTPREKDKLLISMAAIVARRRLERGVKLNHPEAIALITDFVVEGARDGRPVAELMEAGAHVITRDQVMQGIAEMIADIQVEATFPDGTKLVTVHQPIR, encoded by the coding sequence ATGAACCTGACGCCGCGCGAAAAAGACAAATTGCTGATCTCGATGGCGGCCATCGTCGCGCGCCGGCGGCTCGAGCGCGGGGTGAAACTCAATCATCCCGAGGCCATCGCGCTGATCACCGATTTCGTGGTGGAGGGCGCCCGCGACGGCCGGCCGGTGGCCGAGCTGATGGAGGCAGGCGCCCATGTCATCACCCGTGATCAGGTCATGCAGGGGATCGCCGAAATGATCGCCGATATCCAGGTCGAAGCCACTTTTCCCGACGGCACCAAGCTGGTGACAGTGCACCAGCCCATCAGGTGA
- a CDS encoding urease subunit beta — protein MIPGEVITRSGDIELNAGAAPITIEVANTGDRPIQVGSHYHFYETNAGLRFDREAARGMRLDIPAGTAIRFEPGQSREVRLVPLGGSRIVYGFHQKIMGAL, from the coding sequence ATGATCCCCGGCGAAGTCATCACCCGATCAGGCGATATCGAACTCAACGCGGGCGCCGCGCCAATCACCATCGAGGTCGCCAATACCGGCGACCGGCCGATCCAGGTGGGCTCGCATTATCATTTCTACGAAACCAATGCCGGGCTGCGTTTCGATCGCGAGGCGGCACGCGGCATGCGGCTCGATATTCCCGCCGGCACCGCCATCCGTTTCGAGCCCGGACAGAGCCGCGAGGTCCGGCTGGTGCCGCTGGGCGGGTCGCGGATCGTCTACGGTTTCCACCAGAAGATCATGGGCGCGCTCTAG